tttaaaatcctgtattgacagtgatgacttttgtaaattccttttacaggatatcagatggagatttacagacagaaatttcaaaCCAAATGTCACTTCAGGACCTGGCCGAATCACTTGATCCTtctggacctgaatatcatcggccattGAATCTTGAAGGCTGAATGTTTGCCTGTTGTTTTTCTTCAAAAGATTATAAACTTCAGTGTGACTAGAAAAGTACCGAGATACACGGAcaactgagtgagagtgttccagtgaattgGCTGGAAAGAGCTTTGACCAGCGACAGCCAGAAAAATTACcagaccattcacagcggggaaagTCCCTacctgtgttctgtgtgtggacgaggcttcagtgGATCATTAAACCTGCAGGGACACATGGACACCCGCACAATGGAGAAACCTTGGACATGTGTGGATTGAGAAGGAATTCAGATCCATCTGTGCTGGAAACTCATCAACGTGTTCacgccggggagaggccattcacctgctccaggtgtgggaagggattcagtggttCATCCCATCCGGAAATACATTAATGAACTCACGCAATGGAAGGGCCGTTCACCAGCTCCGAGTTTCGGGAGGGATTCAGTGATTCGTCCACCCTGCGGAATAATCAAAGAATTCACAACAGGAAGATCCCATTCacatgcactgtgtgtgggaaagaattcactcagtcatccaacctgctgaaacaccagcgagttcacactggggagaggcctttcacctgctaccagtgtgggaaaggatttattaATTCATCCACCCTCctgttacaccagcgagttcacactggggagaggccgttcacctgctctgtttgtgggaaaggatttactcagtcatccatactcctggcacaccagcgagttcacactggagagaggtcgttctcctgttctgagtgtgggaaaggattcactcagttatacaACCTGcagatgcaccagcgagttcacaccggggagcggcccttcacctgctctgagtgcgggaagggattcagtcagtcttcTAACCTGCttacacaccagcgtgttcacagcagggagaggccatacatctgctctgagtgtgggaaagggTTTATtctgtcatcccacctgcagacacaccagcgaattcacactgggaagagaccgtacacctgttcagagtgtgggaaggaattcataaATTCATCCCATctactgacacaccagcgaattcacactggggagaggccgttcaactgccctgaatgtgggaagggatttactcagttatccactctACAGaaacaccagagaattcacactggggaaagaccgttcacttgctctcagtgtgggaagggattcactcaggtgtCCAACCTGCTAAGGCATCAGCGAGctcacaagtgatgacaggggttggattctgctgttattgctgctgttaatcacatccagggcggaaccatgttcattctgacagttgatgAAGAGGGAATGCTGGAAGTATTCGCCGTACCATTTTttttgcatccacctgagagggcagatggaccCTCTGCTTGTGAACTCCGTGATAatgaggcacggtggcgcagtggttagcactgctgcctcacggcgccgagcacccgggttcaatcccgggcccgggtcactctccatgtggagtttgcgacattcacacgtgtctgtgtgggtctcacccccacaacccaaagatgtgcagagtaggtggattggccatgctaagttgccctttaattggaaaacaaaattgggttctctaaatttaaaaaaaaaaaggaaaaagcgAACTCAGTGATAagatggcatctctgacagtgcagtagtccctcGATGTTGGCATTCGGACAATAGGGTTTTACTTTTCTCCTCAGGTCCCAGTGCCTAAATCTAACAATAAAACCTTCAGAATAAATgacatggatttgactgacaaat
This portion of the Scyliorhinus torazame isolate Kashiwa2021f chromosome 5, sScyTor2.1, whole genome shotgun sequence genome encodes:
- the LOC140422529 gene encoding uncharacterized protein, with translation MEGPFTSSEFREGFSDSSTLRNNQRIHNRKIPFTCTVCGKEFTQSSNLLKHQRVHTGERPFTCYQCGKGFINSSTLLLHQRVHTGERPFTCSVCGKGFTQSSILLAHQRVHTGERSFSCSECGKGFTQLYNLQMHQRVHTGERPFTCSECGKGFSQSSNLLTHQRVHSRERPYICSECGKGFILSSHLQTHQRIHTGKRPYTCSECGKEFINSSHLLTHQRIHTGERPFNCPECGKGFTQLSTLQKHQRIHTGERPFTCSQCGKGFTQVSNLLRHQRAHK